Proteins found in one Melioribacteraceae bacterium 4301-Me genomic segment:
- the gatA gene encoding Asp-tRNA(Asn)/Glu-tRNA(Gln) amidotransferase subunit GatA yields the protein MPEYKNHSEKIHLIKSGLLSLKENITNFLNKIEQQKHLNAYNFVFDDCLTQADTIEEKIKSGTCGKLAGMVIAVKDVIAIKDKPLTCSSNILKNFVSIYNATVIQKLIDEDAIIIGKTNCDEFAMGSSNENSAFGFVRNPHDNERVPGGSSGGSAVAVAANLCDAALGSDTGGSIRQPAAFCGIYGLKPTYGLVSRYGLTAYASSFDTIGPLANNVEDLSLILETIAGYDEKDSTSYNNIPEKYTINNYENAPKLKIGLPKEYFGSGLNEEIKLAVLSITEKLRQNGFTITEISLPMTEYAISTYYILTTAEASSNLARYDGVKYGYRSQLKGDLSDMYINTRSEAFGHEVKNRIMLGTYVLSAGYYDAYYGKAQKVRRLFKNDFDNAFKSVDILITPTTPTTAFKIGEQTNDPLEMYLNDVYTTTANLAGIPGMNIPIGKDKKGLPIGMQLLANQFEEKKLLQLALYIQNKLLNNR from the coding sequence TTGCCTGAATACAAAAATCATTCAGAAAAAATACATTTAATTAAATCGGGTCTTCTTTCCCTCAAAGAAAATATCACTAATTTTCTGAACAAAATTGAGCAGCAAAAACATCTTAATGCTTATAATTTTGTCTTCGATGACTGCTTAACCCAGGCTGATACTATAGAAGAAAAAATTAAAAGCGGAACTTGCGGCAAATTAGCAGGAATGGTTATTGCAGTAAAAGATGTAATTGCCATCAAAGATAAACCGCTCACCTGCTCTTCCAATATATTAAAGAATTTTGTTTCAATTTATAATGCGACTGTCATTCAAAAACTTATTGATGAGGATGCAATAATAATTGGAAAAACAAATTGCGATGAATTTGCAATGGGTTCTTCCAACGAAAATTCTGCTTTCGGATTCGTAAGAAACCCTCACGATAATGAACGAGTACCAGGAGGTTCAAGTGGTGGCTCTGCAGTTGCAGTAGCAGCTAATTTATGTGATGCCGCTCTTGGTTCAGATACTGGCGGTTCAATACGGCAGCCTGCTGCTTTTTGTGGTATTTATGGGCTAAAACCTACATATGGACTTGTATCCCGATATGGGCTAACGGCTTACGCTTCTTCTTTTGATACTATTGGACCATTAGCAAATAATGTAGAAGATTTGTCTTTAATATTAGAAACTATTGCTGGTTACGATGAAAAAGACTCAACTTCCTACAATAATATACCAGAAAAATATACAATTAATAACTACGAAAACGCACCAAAATTAAAAATTGGACTTCCTAAAGAATATTTCGGCTCTGGATTAAACGAGGAAATTAAATTAGCTGTACTAAGTATAACTGAGAAACTAAGACAAAATGGGTTTACAATTACGGAAATTTCACTGCCTATGACTGAATATGCTATATCAACATATTACATTTTAACTACAGCAGAGGCATCTTCGAATCTTGCTCGTTATGACGGCGTTAAATATGGTTACCGTTCACAGTTAAAAGGCGATTTGTCGGATATGTATATTAATACAAGGTCAGAAGCCTTTGGCCATGAAGTAAAAAATAGAATAATGCTCGGTACTTATGTCCTTTCCGCAGGCTATTATGATGCATACTACGGAAAAGCACAGAAGGTAAGACGACTATTTAAAAATGATTTCGACAACGCTTTCAAATCTGTCGATATTTTAATAACTCCTACTACACCAACAACTGCTTTTAAAATTGGTGAACAGACCAATGACCCGTTAGAGATGTATTTAAACGATGTTTATACAACAACAGCCAACCTCGCAGGCATACCAGGCATGAACATTCCTATTGGAAAAGATAAAAAAGGACTTCCAATTGGAATGCAGCTGTTAGCAAATCAATTCGAAGAAAAAAAATTATTACAACTTGCTTTATATATTCAAAACAAATTACTCAATAATAGA
- the tatA gene encoding twin-arginine translocase TatA/TatE family subunit encodes MFGNLGAGEILIIVLAILILFGAKKIPELAQGIGKGMREFKKALKDVEEDIKISEKSESNTDKK; translated from the coding sequence ATGTTTGGTAACTTAGGAGCTGGAGAAATATTAATTATAGTATTAGCTATTCTTATTTTATTCGGAGCTAAGAAAATACCTGAACTTGCACAAGGTATCGGAAAAGGAATGAGAGAATTTAAGAAAGCATTGAAAGATGTTGAAGAGGATATAAAAATTTCAGAGAAGTCCGAAAGCAATACTGATAAAAAATAA
- the purQ gene encoding phosphoribosylformylglycinamidine synthase subunit PurQ, whose product MSKIKFGVVTFPGSNCDYDAFYAINNVLGYKTELIWHKDTDLKNSDVIVLPGGFSYGDYLRTGAIARFSPIMDSVIDFALKGGFVLGICNGFQILLEAGLLPGVMLKNESLKFVCKNIYLKIINRNTFFTNKLNKDVIKLPIKHGEGNYFADEKTLNELEENDQIIFKYASKYGEISAKYNPNGSVKNIAGISNREKNILGLMPHPENACDPILGNTDGSLIFSSLVKNLLNLIEV is encoded by the coding sequence ATGAGCAAAATAAAATTTGGAGTAGTTACTTTCCCAGGTTCAAATTGTGATTATGATGCTTTCTATGCTATTAATAATGTGCTTGGATATAAAACCGAACTAATATGGCATAAAGATACTGACTTGAAAAATTCAGATGTAATTGTTCTACCAGGCGGTTTTTCTTATGGAGATTATTTAAGGACTGGCGCTATAGCAAGATTTTCACCTATAATGGACTCTGTAATTGATTTTGCTTTAAAAGGCGGCTTTGTTTTAGGAATTTGCAATGGCTTCCAAATACTTTTAGAAGCTGGACTTTTACCAGGTGTTATGTTAAAAAACGAGTCACTGAAATTTGTATGCAAAAATATTTATTTGAAAATAATCAATAGGAATACTTTCTTTACAAATAAATTAAACAAGGATGTGATTAAATTACCAATAAAGCATGGTGAGGGTAATTATTTCGCCGATGAAAAAACTTTAAATGAACTCGAAGAAAATGACCAGATAATCTTTAAATATGCTTCTAAGTATGGCGAAATTTCAGCTAAATACAACCCTAATGGTTCTGTAAAAAATATAGCCGGTATTTCCAATAGAGAAAAAAATATTTTGGGACTTATGCCGCATCCAGAGAATGCATGCGACCCAATACTTGGCAATACAGATGGTTCTTTAATTTTTAGTTCATTAGTAAAAAATTTATTAAATCTAATCGAGGTGTAA
- the purS gene encoding phosphoribosylformylglycinamidine synthase subunit PurS, whose translation MFIAKVIIKRRPTILDPAGKAVEQGAKLLGISNVSGTRIGKYIEFIVNTDDKSAADNEVKIYCEKLLSNPIMEDFEYTLEEI comes from the coding sequence TTGTTTATCGCAAAAGTAATTATTAAAAGACGTCCAACAATTTTAGACCCGGCAGGGAAGGCAGTTGAACAAGGAGCAAAACTTTTAGGCATAAGTAATGTTAGCGGTACAAGAATAGGTAAATACATTGAATTTATTGTTAACACCGATGACAAAAGTGCTGCAGATAACGAGGTTAAAATATATTGCGAGAAATTACTTAGCAACCCAATAATGGAAGATTTTGAATATACTTTGGAAGAAATATGA
- the pssA gene encoding CDP-diacylglycerol--serine O-phosphatidyltransferase: MNNSLKKSYIPNIITSLNIFCGFLSILMTGNEEFKYAAIFIIAAAIFDTLDGIIARLIGTSSKFGVELDSLSDVVSFGAAPAFLIYKSNLANLGLWGIIVSSLLLIFGALRLARFNIQIEDINVKTDYKGLPIPISAVTIALFVNSYYRNGNIIEPFDKFVIPLVIILSFLMVTKIKYSALPKLKNKNLKEKVILFFILLFTLILALITNGIIFFYIFISVILFGIIRHIYFLIFQHNHESIKIKEETN, translated from the coding sequence ATGAATAATTCCCTCAAAAAATCTTATATACCTAATATCATTACTTCTCTTAATATTTTTTGTGGTTTTTTATCTATTCTAATGACTGGGAACGAGGAATTTAAATACGCTGCAATATTCATAATTGCAGCTGCAATCTTCGATACTTTAGATGGCATAATTGCACGACTTATCGGAACATCAAGCAAGTTTGGTGTAGAATTAGATTCGTTATCAGATGTTGTAAGTTTTGGTGCTGCACCAGCCTTTTTAATTTACAAAAGCAATTTAGCTAATCTCGGCTTATGGGGCATTATAGTTAGTTCACTTCTGTTAATATTTGGTGCTCTTCGTTTAGCAAGATTTAATATCCAGATTGAAGACATTAATGTAAAAACTGATTACAAAGGACTTCCTATTCCAATATCTGCAGTTACAATAGCTCTTTTTGTTAATTCCTACTACCGCAATGGAAATATCATCGAACCTTTTGACAAATTTGTAATCCCGCTTGTTATAATTCTTTCTTTTTTAATGGTGACAAAAATTAAATACAGTGCTCTGCCAAAACTCAAAAATAAAAATCTAAAGGAAAAAGTTATATTGTTTTTCATACTACTTTTTACGCTCATTTTAGCTTTAATAACAAACGGAATTATTTTTTTCTACATATTTATTTCAGTAATATTATTTGGAATTATAAGACACATATATTTTTTAATTTTCCAACACAATCATGAATCAATCAAAATAAAAGAAGAGACAAACTGA
- a CDS encoding phosphatidylserine decarboxylase family protein: MISKYGLFTYLIIACIAILIIVLAFLFQNNFLKNLFIVIGALIFAFTTYFFRDPERIPPKQKNCVVAPADGKIISIKTKRENKFLNCIAQQVSIFMSPFDVHVNRIPINGVIDYFNYVPGEYLVAFYDKADERNERTEIGIKNNLGKVLFTQVAGTIARRIVCNLKLGDSVKIGERFGMIKFGSRSDVIVDSTWKLMVKVGDKVKAGETILFEKIQNE, translated from the coding sequence ATGATTTCAAAATATGGTTTATTTACTTACTTAATAATTGCATGTATTGCAATTTTAATTATTGTATTAGCTTTTTTATTTCAAAACAATTTTTTAAAAAATTTATTTATTGTTATTGGAGCTTTGATTTTTGCATTTACAACTTACTTTTTTAGGGACCCTGAAAGAATACCGCCAAAGCAAAAAAATTGTGTTGTAGCTCCCGCAGATGGTAAAATAATTTCGATAAAAACAAAAAGAGAAAACAAATTTTTAAATTGTATTGCTCAACAAGTGTCAATTTTCATGTCGCCTTTTGATGTTCATGTAAATAGGATTCCAATTAACGGTGTAATTGATTATTTTAACTATGTGCCAGGCGAGTATTTAGTTGCTTTTTACGATAAAGCTGATGAAAGAAACGAACGCACTGAGATTGGCATTAAAAATAATTTAGGCAAGGTATTATTTACTCAGGTGGCTGGAACTATTGCCAGAAGGATTGTATGCAATTTAAAACTCGGCGATAGTGTAAAAATTGGAGAAAGATTTGGTATGATTAAGTTTGGAAGCAGGTCAGATGTGATTGTTGATTCTACATGGAAATTAATGGTAAAAGTAGGTGATAAAGTTAAAGCTGGTGAAACAATACTTTTCGAGAAAATACAAAATGAATAA
- a CDS encoding YbaB/EbfC family nucleoid-associated protein, whose amino-acid sequence MKPDMHGMLKQIQKMQEDMQKVQNELENKTVTEESGGGMVKATVNGKKELISIKIDDEVLSSNDKEMLEDLIVAAVNKALNSAGKMAEEEIANITKGIIPPGFNIPGL is encoded by the coding sequence ATGAAACCCGATATGCACGGGATGCTGAAACAAATTCAAAAAATGCAAGAGGATATGCAAAAAGTGCAGAACGAGCTTGAGAATAAAACTGTAACTGAAGAAAGCGGCGGCGGTATGGTAAAAGCTACGGTAAATGGTAAAAAGGAATTAATTTCTATAAAGATAGATGATGAGGTTTTATCCTCCAACGATAAAGAAATGTTAGAAGATCTTATTGTAGCAGCAGTAAATAAAGCGTTAAATTCTGCTGGTAAAATGGCTGAAGAAGAAATAGCTAATATCACAAAAGGAATAATTCCTCCAGGCTTTAATATCCCAGGTTTGTAA
- the recR gene encoding recombination mediator RecR has translation MLIAEPLQVAIEELSKLPSIGKKTAQRLALHILKSDRQTVEALVKSLIDLKEKITFCRNCFNISVDELCDICKSAKRDRSTICVVEEASDIIAIEKTNEYNGLYHVLGGVLNPLANITAEQLKINELIKRVEKEKVKEVILALNPDAEGDTTALYIAKLIKHFPVKVTRIARGLPIGGDLEFADEATIGRAFIGRIVVQ, from the coding sequence GTGTTAATAGCTGAACCATTACAAGTAGCTATTGAAGAGCTCAGTAAGTTGCCCTCTATTGGCAAGAAAACAGCGCAGAGACTTGCCCTGCACATTCTGAAAAGCGATAGGCAAACTGTGGAGGCTCTTGTAAAATCCTTAATTGACCTCAAAGAAAAAATTACTTTTTGTCGCAACTGCTTTAATATTTCTGTTGATGAGCTTTGTGATATTTGTAAAAGTGCAAAAAGAGATAGAAGTACTATCTGTGTGGTTGAAGAGGCAAGTGATATTATTGCTATCGAAAAAACGAATGAGTATAATGGGCTATATCATGTGCTTGGAGGGGTTCTTAATCCGCTTGCTAATATAACAGCTGAACAGTTAAAAATAAACGAACTTATTAAACGTGTTGAAAAAGAAAAAGTTAAAGAAGTGATTCTTGCACTTAATCCCGACGCAGAAGGAGATACTACTGCTCTTTACATCGCTAAATTAATTAAACATTTTCCTGTTAAGGTAACTAGAATTGCTCGCGGGTTACCAATTGGTGGGGACCTAGAATTTGCCGATGAAGCTACAATTGGCAGAGCATTTATTGGAAGAATTGTAGTTCAATGA
- a CDS encoding class I SAM-dependent methyltransferase translates to MKDWYKSWFNSPFYLTVYNHRDTHDAEKLLDLILRYINPNSELKVLDTACGAGRHAIYLAEKGFDVYGFDLSKTLLLEAIKKAELGNINVKFLLTDIRAACFKIKFDIILNLFTSFGYFENDNENFRFFIKAKSFLAKEGVLIIDYFNPKYLKKNLIDYSEKNINSIIIKEKRYFQGERVNKSIEIISEKNTYHFEESVALYNYDYLKRKFEEMGYKIVKQWGNYDGDSFNEEVSERIILVLKQCDI, encoded by the coding sequence ATGAAAGATTGGTATAAATCCTGGTTCAATTCTCCTTTTTATTTAACAGTATACAATCATAGAGATACCCATGATGCTGAAAAATTGTTGGATCTTATCTTAAGGTATATTAATCCAAACTCGGAACTAAAAGTTTTAGATACTGCTTGTGGTGCAGGCAGGCATGCAATTTATCTAGCTGAGAAGGGTTTTGACGTCTATGGGTTTGATTTAAGCAAGACTTTACTTCTTGAAGCAATAAAAAAGGCTGAATTAGGAAATATCAATGTAAAATTTTTATTGACTGATATTCGTGCTGCTTGTTTTAAAATAAAGTTTGATATTATACTAAATCTTTTTACAAGCTTCGGATATTTTGAAAATGATAACGAGAATTTTCGTTTTTTTATTAAAGCTAAATCATTTTTAGCTAAAGAGGGTGTTCTTATAATCGATTACTTTAATCCCAAGTATCTTAAAAAGAATTTAATTGATTATAGTGAAAAAAACATTAACTCCATTATTATAAAAGAAAAAAGATACTTTCAGGGTGAAAGGGTTAACAAAAGTATTGAAATTATCTCTGAAAAAAACACTTACCACTTTGAAGAATCTGTAGCATTGTATAATTACGACTACTTAAAAAGAAAGTTTGAAGAGATGGGTTACAAAATTGTAAAGCAATGGGGCAATTACGATGGTGATAGTTTCAACGAAGAAGTTTCTGAAAGAATAATTTTGGTGCTTAAACAATGCGATATATAG
- a CDS encoding cell division protein FtsX, with product MMLFYLSEAVKLFKRSPLGSFITIITTAIAVGITTFAFLLIFLSNNISEKLKSNVEINVFLKENYSSDDKINFENFLRGNNIIKKFNFISKEEAEKKFIYETGESFKDILDVNPLPASYKLYLKPKFVDENKIEELKKQIIQNPIVDDVVFDYSTLLRILNIINKLSTFVYLIAILLFVLSVYLVFSNSKLVIKSREKTYNTMKLIGTKLFSIRFPILLNGIIIGLISSLMVIIVVFFAFYLLQKLYPFINIGVSLYFIYSLILLLGLILGLSGSYIAARSITLQFN from the coding sequence ATGATGTTGTTCTACTTATCAGAAGCAGTTAAGCTATTCAAAAGGTCGCCACTTGGCAGCTTTATTACAATTATAACTACAGCAATTGCGGTGGGTATAACAACGTTTGCATTCCTTTTAATTTTTTTATCTAACAATATATCTGAAAAATTAAAAAGCAACGTGGAAATTAATGTTTTTCTTAAAGAGAATTACTCAAGTGACGATAAAATAAATTTTGAGAATTTTTTGAGGGGAAATAACATAATTAAAAAGTTCAATTTTATTAGTAAGGAGGAAGCCGAGAAAAAATTCATTTATGAGACGGGTGAAAGTTTTAAAGATATCCTTGATGTAAATCCGCTGCCGGCTTCATATAAATTATACTTAAAGCCAAAATTTGTTGATGAAAATAAAATAGAAGAGTTAAAGAAACAGATTATCCAAAACCCAATTGTGGATGACGTGGTTTTTGATTATAGCACTTTATTAAGGATATTAAACATAATTAATAAACTAAGTACCTTTGTATATTTGATTGCGATCTTATTATTTGTGCTCTCAGTTTATTTGGTTTTTTCGAATTCTAAACTGGTTATTAAAAGCAGAGAAAAAACTTATAATACTATGAAATTGATTGGTACAAAACTATTTTCAATCAGATTCCCAATTTTGTTAAATGGAATTATAATTGGTTTAATTTCTTCGCTAATGGTAATAATAGTTGTTTTTTTTGCTTTTTATTTACTTCAGAAATTATATCCATTTATTAATATTGGAGTCAGTTTATATTTTATTTATTCACTAATTCTTTTATTGGGTTTGATACTTGGTCTTAGTGGAAGTTATATTGCAGCTCGAAGTATAACGTTACAATTTAATTAA
- a CDS encoding UDP-glucuronic acid decarboxylase family protein, translating to MSTIAVVTGGAGFLGSHLCDKLIEKGFKVICIDNLLTGRIENIEHLFLNENFTFIKHDVTNFIHVPSKVDYVLHFASPASPLDYLQYPIQTLKVGSLGTHKALGLAKEKKAIFLLASTSEIYGDPLVHPQKEDYWGNVNPVGPRGVYDEAKRFAEAMTMAYHRYHGVETRIARIFNTYGPRMRLNDGRALPAFISQALKNEDVTVFGDGSQTRSFCYVSDLIDGIYKLMLSNECEPVNIGNPDEITIEDFAKEVIRLTNSKSKIVYKELPIDDPKIRQPDISKAKEVLNWEPKISREEGLKITIEYFRKMLITD from the coding sequence ATGTCAACAATTGCAGTGGTAACTGGAGGAGCTGGATTTTTAGGTTCCCATCTTTGTGATAAGTTAATTGAAAAAGGCTTTAAAGTTATTTGCATCGATAATTTGCTTACAGGACGAATAGAAAACATTGAACATTTATTTCTAAATGAAAATTTTACGTTTATCAAGCATGATGTAACAAATTTTATCCATGTACCTTCAAAAGTAGATTATGTATTGCATTTTGCTTCGCCGGCAAGTCCGCTTGATTATCTTCAATACCCAATCCAAACCCTAAAAGTGGGTTCGTTAGGTACACACAAAGCACTTGGTTTGGCAAAAGAAAAGAAAGCGATTTTTTTATTGGCTTCAACTTCTGAAATTTACGGTGATCCGTTAGTTCATCCACAGAAGGAAGATTACTGGGGTAATGTAAACCCAGTTGGACCAAGAGGTGTTTATGATGAAGCAAAAAGATTTGCAGAAGCAATGACTATGGCATATCATCGATATCACGGTGTTGAAACTAGAATAGCAAGAATTTTTAATACATATGGACCACGAATGAGACTTAATGATGGCAGAGCTCTGCCCGCTTTTATATCACAAGCATTAAAAAATGAAGATGTAACAGTATTTGGCGACGGCTCTCAAACTAGAAGTTTCTGTTATGTCTCAGATTTAATTGATGGTATTTATAAATTGATGCTTTCAAATGAATGTGAACCTGTTAACATTGGTAATCCTGATGAAATAACTATTGAAGACTTTGCAAAAGAGGTTATTAGATTAACAAATTCAAAGAGTAAAATTGTATACAAAGAATTACCTATAGATGACCCTAAAATAAGACAACCTGACATTTCGAAAGCAAAGGAAGTTTTAAATTGGGAGCCAAAAATTAGCAGGGAAGAGGGATTAAAGATAACCATTGAATATTTTAGAAAAATGCTAATAACAGATTAA
- the groL gene encoding chaperonin GroEL (60 kDa chaperone family; promotes refolding of misfolded polypeptides especially under stressful conditions; forms two stacked rings of heptamers to form a barrel-shaped 14mer; ends can be capped by GroES; misfolded proteins enter the barrel where they are refolded when GroES binds) — protein sequence MAAKIVEFSSDARNALKLGVDKLANAVKVTLGPKGRNVILDKKFGAPTVTKDGVSVAKEIELENPIENMGAQMVREVASKTSDVAGDGTTTATVLAQAIFREGLKNVTAGANPMDLKRGIDIAVAKVVEYLKSISKEVGGREEIAQVGTISANNDKTIGSLIADAMEKVGKDGVITVEESKSAETTLEVVEGMQFDRGYISPYFVTNSESMEAVLEDAYILIHDKKISAMKDLLPILEKIAQAGRALLIIAEDLEGEALATLVVNKLRGTLKVCAVKAPGFGDRRKAMLEDIAILTGGTVISEERGFKLENANIDYLGRAKKVTVDKDNTTIVEGAGKNDDIKKRINEIKSQIEKTTSDYDREKLQERLAKLSGGVAVLKIGAATEIEMKEKKARVEDALHATRAAVEEGIVPGGGVSLVRAISALEQLTGENEDQNTGIKIVQKALEEPLKQIAANAGLEGAVVLNKVLEGKNDFGFNAATEQYENLMKSGVIDPTKVTRTALENAASVASLLITTEAVVYEKKEEEKPAPAMPGGGMGDMY from the coding sequence ATGGCAGCAAAAATAGTTGAATTTAGCAGTGATGCTCGAAATGCTCTTAAATTAGGTGTAGATAAATTAGCCAATGCTGTTAAAGTTACTTTGGGACCAAAAGGAAGAAACGTAATATTAGATAAAAAATTTGGCGCTCCAACTGTAACAAAAGATGGTGTATCTGTAGCAAAAGAAATTGAGCTGGAAAATCCAATAGAAAACATGGGTGCACAAATGGTACGTGAAGTTGCATCCAAAACAAGTGATGTAGCTGGCGACGGTACTACAACTGCTACAGTGCTTGCTCAAGCTATTTTCCGTGAAGGCTTGAAAAATGTTACTGCGGGTGCTAATCCAATGGACCTTAAAAGAGGCATCGATATTGCAGTCGCAAAGGTAGTTGAGTACTTAAAATCAATTAGTAAAGAAGTCGGTGGCCGAGAAGAAATTGCTCAAGTAGGAACTATCTCTGCAAACAACGATAAAACTATTGGTTCTTTAATTGCAGACGCAATGGAAAAAGTAGGTAAAGATGGCGTAATTACAGTAGAAGAAAGTAAATCGGCCGAAACTACCTTAGAAGTAGTTGAAGGTATGCAATTTGACAGAGGTTACATCTCACCATATTTTGTTACAAATTCTGAATCGATGGAAGCTGTATTAGAAGACGCCTACATTTTAATTCACGATAAGAAAATTTCCGCAATGAAAGACCTTCTTCCAATCCTCGAAAAAATAGCACAAGCTGGAAGAGCTTTATTAATAATTGCCGAAGACCTCGAAGGCGAAGCATTAGCTACCTTAGTAGTAAATAAATTAAGAGGAACATTAAAAGTATGTGCTGTTAAAGCTCCAGGTTTTGGCGATAGAAGGAAAGCAATGTTAGAAGATATTGCAATTTTAACCGGCGGTACTGTTATCTCCGAGGAAAGAGGATTTAAACTTGAAAATGCTAATATTGACTACTTAGGTAGAGCTAAAAAGGTTACTGTTGACAAAGACAACACTACTATCGTAGAAGGCGCAGGTAAAAACGATGACATCAAAAAGAGAATTAACGAGATAAAATCTCAAATAGAAAAGACCACCTCAGATTATGACAGAGAAAAATTACAAGAAAGATTGGCTAAATTATCCGGTGGAGTTGCAGTCTTGAAAATTGGAGCAGCTACAGAGATTGAAATGAAAGAAAAGAAAGCTCGTGTAGAAGATGCGCTCCATGCTACTCGTGCAGCTGTTGAAGAAGGCATTGTACCCGGCGGCGGTGTATCTTTGGTACGCGCAATTTCTGCATTAGAACAATTAACTGGCGAAAATGAAGACCAAAACACAGGCATTAAAATTGTCCAAAAAGCACTTGAGGAGCCTCTTAAACAAATAGCTGCAAATGCTGGCTTAGAAGGTGCAGTAGTACTAAATAAAGTACTTGAAGGCAAAAATGATTTTGGATTTAACGCCGCTACTGAACAATATGAAAATCTTATGAAATCCGGTGTTATCGACCCAACTAAGGTTACACGTACCGCTCTTGAAAATGCTGCATCAGTTGCTTCATTGTTAATTACCACTGAAGCAGTTGTATACGAAAAGAAAGAAGAAGAAAAACCTGCACCGGCTATGCCAGGCGGTGGAATGGGTGATATGTATTAA
- the groES gene encoding co-chaperone GroES — MANFKIQPLADRVIVKPKEAEETTKGGIILPDTAKEKPIEGTVVAVGPGRITDEGKEIKMSVKVGDTVLYGKYSGTEVKIEGEEYLIMRESDIYGIVK; from the coding sequence ATGGCAAATTTTAAAATTCAGCCGCTTGCAGACAGGGTTATTGTAAAACCCAAAGAAGCTGAAGAAACCACTAAAGGTGGGATTATTTTACCAGATACTGCAAAAGAAAAACCAATTGAAGGGACTGTAGTAGCAGTAGGACCTGGTAGGATAACTGATGAAGGTAAAGAAATAAAAATGTCAGTAAAAGTTGGAGATACAGTGTTGTACGGAAAATATTCCGGGACTGAAGTTAAAATCGAAGGCGAAGAATATCTAATTATGCGTGAAAGTGATATTTACGGAATAGTAAAATAA